A DNA window from Armatimonadota bacterium contains the following coding sequences:
- a CDS encoding Hsp20/alpha crystallin family protein translates to MFKRYEDMIREMEREMQRFQQEAFGTMLGTGVPARMWQPNVDICESDDCIWVRVEAAGVNLAHTRVTLAADNRVLTVSGDRPEPEDASTGRRRCHQLEVYFGRFQRDILLPNVPLDRENVTANYKDGFLVITCPKLSEPADPPTSIRVTGD, encoded by the coding sequence ATGTTCAAGCGATATGAAGATATGATCCGTGAGATGGAGCGCGAAATGCAGCGCTTCCAGCAAGAAGCGTTCGGTACAATGCTGGGCACAGGTGTTCCCGCCAGGATGTGGCAGCCCAATGTCGACATCTGCGAAAGCGATGACTGCATCTGGGTCCGCGTTGAGGCCGCCGGGGTTAACCTCGCGCACACGCGGGTGACACTGGCGGCGGACAACCGCGTGCTGACGGTGAGCGGGGATCGGCCCGAGCCCGAGGATGCCTCTACCGGGCGGCGCAGGTGTCACCAGCTGGAAGTGTACTTCGGCCGTTTCCAGAGGGACATCCTGCTTCCGAACGTGCCCCTCGACCGGGAGAACGTGACGGCGAATTACAAAGACGGCTTTCTCGTCATCACGTGCCCCAAACTCTCCGAGCCGGCCGATCCGCCGACGAGCATCCGGGTGACGGGAGACTGA